The following are from one region of the Haloactinomyces albus genome:
- the paaZ gene encoding phenylacetic acid degradation bifunctional protein PaaZ: MSVLRNYVSGQWQEPTEDGTPLHDAVTAEEITRVSSAGVDWAAVLDHGRRVGGPALRELTFHQRAALLKSLASYLREHRGELYELSARTGATKGDAKFDVDGGIGVLFTYSSKGRRELPNDTVHVDGGPEPLGKGGTFLGQHIATPLRGVAVQINAFNFPVWGPLEKLAPAFLAGVPSLIKSASQTAYLTHRLVELIVESGILPEGSVQLVCGSAGDLLDHLTEQDQLSFTGSASTAQRLRTHPNVVARSVRFNAEADSLNCSILGPDATPGTAEFDLFVGQLVTEMTVKAGQKCTAIRRAFVPAPLMDDVIDAATERLSKIKVGNPSNPNVGMGALASLEQREEVRRCLKALLEAGRLVHGDTRERLSVVDADAVNGAFVPPFLLRCDDPEQPQPHEVEAFGPVSTIMPYGDGRSAQAQHAAELAQRGQGSLVGSVVTADADFAREVVLGSASRHGRMLVLNRHNAGESTGHGSPLPQLVHGGPGRAGGGEELGGVRGMLQHMQRTAVQGDPQTLTAITGEWMPGSSRTITDVHPFRKHLEDLRLGDTVVAGPRTVTLDDVEHFAEFTGDTFYAHTDEQAAAANPFFEGRVAHGYLVVSLAAGLFVSPEPGPVLANYGLENLRFVTPTYPGDEITVTLTAKRITPRQDADHGEVRWDADVTNQDGDSVAKYDVLTLVAKKATSDA; the protein is encoded by the coding sequence ATGAGCGTGCTGCGCAATTACGTCAGCGGGCAGTGGCAGGAGCCCACCGAGGACGGCACACCCCTGCACGATGCGGTGACCGCCGAGGAGATCACCCGGGTCTCCTCGGCCGGTGTGGACTGGGCCGCCGTACTGGACCACGGGCGGCGCGTGGGTGGTCCGGCGCTGCGGGAGCTGACCTTTCACCAGCGCGCGGCGCTGCTGAAATCGCTGGCCTCGTATCTGCGTGAGCATCGCGGTGAGCTCTACGAACTCTCGGCTCGGACGGGAGCGACGAAGGGCGACGCGAAGTTCGACGTCGATGGCGGTATCGGAGTGCTGTTCACCTACTCCAGCAAGGGACGCCGGGAGTTGCCGAACGACACCGTCCACGTCGATGGCGGCCCGGAGCCCCTCGGTAAGGGCGGCACGTTCCTCGGGCAACATATCGCCACTCCGCTGCGGGGGGTGGCGGTGCAGATCAATGCGTTCAACTTCCCCGTCTGGGGGCCGCTGGAAAAGCTCGCGCCTGCCTTTCTGGCCGGAGTGCCGAGCCTGATCAAATCGGCCAGCCAGACCGCCTACCTGACCCATCGGCTCGTCGAGCTCATCGTCGAGTCCGGAATCCTGCCCGAGGGCTCGGTGCAGCTCGTGTGCGGCAGCGCGGGTGATCTGCTGGACCACCTCACCGAGCAGGACCAGTTGTCGTTCACCGGTTCGGCCTCCACCGCGCAGCGCCTGCGGACGCATCCGAACGTGGTGGCCCGGTCGGTGCGGTTCAACGCCGAGGCCGACTCGCTGAACTGCTCGATTCTGGGGCCGGACGCCACGCCGGGCACCGCGGAGTTCGACCTGTTCGTGGGGCAACTGGTCACCGAGATGACCGTCAAGGCCGGGCAGAAGTGCACCGCGATCCGGCGGGCGTTCGTGCCTGCCCCTCTCATGGACGACGTGATCGATGCGGCCACCGAGCGACTGTCGAAGATCAAGGTCGGCAACCCCTCGAACCCGAACGTCGGGATGGGGGCGCTGGCCAGCCTCGAACAACGGGAAGAGGTGCGCCGCTGTCTGAAGGCGTTGCTGGAGGCGGGGCGGCTCGTACACGGAGACACCCGCGAACGGTTGTCGGTGGTCGATGCCGATGCGGTCAACGGTGCCTTCGTGCCGCCGTTCCTGCTGCGTTGTGATGACCCGGAGCAGCCGCAGCCGCACGAGGTGGAGGCGTTCGGCCCGGTGAGCACGATCATGCCCTACGGGGACGGCCGTTCCGCGCAGGCGCAGCACGCCGCCGAGCTGGCCCAGCGTGGGCAGGGCAGCCTCGTCGGCTCGGTGGTCACCGCCGATGCCGACTTCGCCCGTGAAGTCGTCCTCGGCAGTGCTTCGCGGCACGGCCGGATGCTCGTGCTCAACCGGCACAACGCAGGCGAATCCACCGGTCACGGTTCACCACTGCCGCAGCTCGTACACGGTGGTCCGGGACGTGCCGGCGGTGGTGAGGAGCTGGGCGGCGTGCGCGGCATGCTGCAGCACATGCAGCGCACCGCCGTGCAGGGTGATCCGCAGACGCTGACGGCCATCACGGGCGAGTGGATGCCGGGCAGCAGCCGCACCATCACCGACGTGCACCCGTTCCGCAAGCACCTGGAGGATCTGCGCCTCGGTGACACCGTGGTGGCCGGCCCGCGCACGGTGACCCTCGACGACGTCGAGCACTTCGCGGAGTTCACCGGCGACACCTTCTACGCCCACACCGACGAGCAAGCGGCGGCGGCCAATCCCTTTTTCGAGGGGCGGGTGGCGCACGGTTACCTGGTGGTCTCGCTGGCGGCGGGCCTGTTCGTCTCGCCCGAGCCCGGACCGGTGCTGGCCAACTACGGGCTGGAGAACCTGCGGTTCGTCACGCCCACCTACCCGGGAGACGAGATCACGGTGACGCTGACCGCCAAGCGGATCACCCCGCGCCAGGACGCTGACCACGGCGAGGTCCGCTGGGACGCCGACGTCACCAACCAGGACGGTGACTCCGTCGCCAAGTACGACGTGCTGACTCTCGTCGCCAAGAAGGCGACCTCCGATGCGTGA
- the paaI gene encoding hydroxyphenylacetyl-CoA thioesterase PaaI, translating to MLDDDHASKALGIELLEASDGNALACMRITEQMVNGHSIAHGGYVFLLADTTFACACNSHGPVTVASGAEITFVAPGYEGDLLYARARERTRFGRSGIYDITVHRDDPQGPVLAEFRGHSRSINSGGKASHG from the coding sequence ATGCTCGATGACGATCATGCCTCGAAGGCCCTGGGTATCGAACTACTCGAAGCCTCCGACGGCAATGCACTCGCCTGCATGCGCATCACCGAGCAGATGGTCAACGGCCACTCCATCGCCCACGGGGGCTACGTGTTCCTGCTGGCCGACACCACCTTCGCCTGCGCGTGCAACAGCCACGGTCCCGTCACGGTCGCCTCCGGCGCCGAGATCACGTTCGTCGCGCCGGGCTACGAGGGCGACCTCCTGTATGCCCGCGCCCGGGAACGGACCCGCTTCGGACGCAGCGGCATCTACGACATCACCGTTCACCGCGACGACCCGCAGGGTCCCGTCCTCGCCGAGTTCCGCGGACACAGCCGCAGCATCAACAGTGGAGGGAAAGCGAGCCATGGCTGA
- the paaK gene encoding phenylacetate--CoA ligase PaaK, with the protein MAETTTAPHSSPTHPGVPETTEWDSTERLGKDALADLQLERLQGTLRHAYDNVPFYREKFDAAGVHPGDCHSLSDLRKFPLTTKHDLRDNYPFGMFAVPQEQVRRIHASSGTTGLPTVVGYTEGDLDVWADVVARSIRAAGGRPGHKVHVSYGYGLFTGGLGAHYGAERLGCTVIPASGGMTARQVQIIRDFEPEIIMITPSYMLTLIDEFHRQGIDPRSTSLRIGIFGAEPWTAEMRTEIEQAVGIDAVDIYGLSEVMGPGIASECVETKDGPHIWEDHFYPEVIDPVTGEALPDGESGELVFTSLTKEALPIIRYRTRDLTQLLPGTARPGMRRMQKVTGRSDDMLILRGVNVFPTQIEELVLRAEGLSPHFQLVVSRHDRMDHLTVRIEADEVTTPEQRESAPHMLVRAIKEAVGVTAEVTIVDPGTLERSVGKLQRVIDNRDG; encoded by the coding sequence ATGGCTGAGACAACGACGGCGCCGCACAGTTCACCCACACACCCGGGCGTGCCGGAAACCACCGAGTGGGACAGCACGGAACGGCTCGGCAAGGACGCGCTCGCCGACCTGCAACTGGAGCGTCTGCAGGGGACACTCCGGCACGCCTATGACAACGTCCCGTTCTATCGGGAGAAGTTCGACGCGGCGGGGGTGCACCCCGGGGACTGCCACAGCCTGTCGGACCTGCGGAAGTTCCCGTTGACCACCAAGCACGACCTGCGGGATAACTACCCGTTCGGCATGTTCGCCGTCCCGCAGGAACAAGTTCGGCGCATCCACGCCTCCAGCGGTACGACCGGCCTGCCCACCGTCGTGGGCTACACCGAGGGCGACCTCGACGTGTGGGCCGATGTGGTGGCCCGCTCCATCCGTGCCGCCGGTGGCCGTCCCGGCCACAAGGTCCACGTGTCCTATGGCTACGGCTTGTTCACCGGTGGGCTGGGCGCGCACTACGGTGCCGAACGGCTGGGCTGCACCGTCATCCCCGCATCGGGCGGCATGACCGCACGCCAAGTGCAGATCATCCGGGACTTCGAGCCCGAGATCATCATGATCACCCCGTCCTACATGCTCACGCTGATCGACGAGTTCCACAGGCAGGGCATCGACCCTCGTTCGACCTCACTGCGCATCGGGATCTTCGGCGCCGAACCGTGGACCGCCGAAATGCGCACCGAGATCGAGCAGGCCGTCGGCATCGATGCGGTGGACATCTACGGCCTGTCCGAGGTGATGGGACCCGGTATCGCCAGCGAGTGCGTCGAGACCAAGGACGGCCCGCACATCTGGGAGGATCACTTCTACCCGGAGGTCATCGACCCTGTCACCGGCGAGGCCCTGCCGGACGGCGAATCGGGCGAGTTGGTGTTCACCTCGCTGACCAAGGAAGCACTGCCGATCATCCGGTACCGCACCCGCGACCTGACACAACTCCTCCCCGGCACGGCCCGCCCGGGGATGCGTCGGATGCAGAAGGTGACCGGTCGCAGCGACGACATGCTCATCCTGCGGGGCGTCAACGTCTTTCCCACCCAGATCGAGGAGCTGGTGTTGCGTGCCGAGGGGCTCTCGCCGCACTTCCAGCTCGTGGTCTCACGCCACGATCGGATGGACCATCTGACCGTGCGGATCGAGGCGGACGAAGTCACCACCCCCGAGCAACGGGAGTCGGCACCTCACATGCTGGTCAGGGCGATCAAGGAAGCGGTCGGTGTCACGGCGGAGGTCACCATCGTCGACCCCGGCACGCTGGAACGCTCGGTCGGCAAGCTACAGCGGGTCATCGACAACCGCGACGGCTGA
- a CDS encoding TetR/AcrR family transcriptional regulator, whose translation MTDSAAKSAQRGNSQRGNSQRGNTQRGRPGYDLDSLLHTAVKVFHERGYDGTSMEDLAKRLGITKSAIYYHVPSKQELLRLSVDRALDALFAVMDEPESVTGPAIDRLHHVVWRSVEVLVDELPFVTLLLRVRGNSKVERQALARRREFDHHVGELVAEAEREGSLRLDVDPALTSRLLFGMVNSLIEWYRPRHGLSKNEIADAVTKIAFDGLRRPAT comes from the coding sequence ATGACGGACAGCGCGGCCAAGAGCGCCCAGCGGGGAAATTCTCAGCGCGGAAATTCTCAGCGCGGGAACACCCAGCGGGGCAGGCCGGGATACGACCTCGACTCGCTGCTGCACACCGCGGTCAAGGTCTTCCACGAGCGTGGCTATGACGGCACGAGCATGGAGGACCTGGCCAAGCGGCTCGGCATCACCAAGTCGGCGATCTACTATCACGTGCCGAGCAAGCAGGAGCTGCTGCGGCTCAGCGTCGACCGTGCCCTGGACGCCTTGTTCGCGGTCATGGACGAGCCGGAGTCGGTGACGGGTCCGGCCATCGACCGGTTGCACCATGTCGTGTGGCGGAGTGTGGAAGTGCTCGTCGACGAGCTGCCGTTCGTCACCCTGCTGCTGCGGGTGCGTGGCAACAGCAAGGTCGAGCGCCAGGCGCTGGCGCGACGACGCGAGTTCGACCATCACGTCGGCGAACTCGTCGCCGAGGCCGAGCGCGAGGGCAGTCTGCGCTTGGACGTGGACCCGGCACTGACCAGCAGGCTGCTGTTCGGCATGGTCAACTCGCTGATCGAGTGGTATCGGCCGCGCCACGGGCTGAGCAAGAACGAGATCGCCGACGCCGTCACCAAAATCGCCTTCGACGGTCTCCGACGGCCTGCCACGTAA
- the paaA gene encoding 1,2-phenylacetyl-CoA epoxidase subunit PaaA, producing MEQLQRHFDATIERDQRIEPRDWMPEGYRKTLVRQIAQHAHSEIIGMQPEGNWLTRAPSLRRKAILLAKVQDEAGHGLYLYSATETLGADRADLTGKLISSRQKYSSIFNYPTLNFADIGVIGWLVDGAAIVNQVPLCRSSYGPYARAMIRICKEESFHQRQGYELLMTMMRGTDEQQRMVQDATDRWWWPSLMMFGPPDGDSPNTQQSMAWGIKRHTNDELRQKFIDMTVPQADALGVSLPDAGLAWNDERGHYDFSEPDWTEFKRVLAGSGPCNAQRLERRRAAHEDGQWVRDAAAAHAAKQAERQTGAAA from the coding sequence GTGGAGCAGTTGCAGCGGCACTTCGATGCCACGATCGAGCGGGACCAGCGCATCGAGCCGCGGGACTGGATGCCCGAGGGCTACCGCAAGACCCTGGTGCGCCAGATCGCCCAGCACGCGCATTCGGAGATCATCGGGATGCAGCCCGAGGGCAACTGGCTCACGCGGGCACCGAGCCTGCGCCGCAAGGCGATCCTGCTGGCCAAGGTGCAGGACGAAGCCGGGCACGGCCTGTACCTGTACTCGGCGACCGAGACCCTCGGTGCCGATCGGGCGGATCTGACCGGCAAGCTCATCAGCAGTCGCCAGAAGTACTCGTCGATTTTCAACTACCCGACATTGAACTTCGCCGACATCGGAGTGATCGGCTGGTTGGTCGACGGGGCGGCGATCGTCAATCAGGTGCCGCTGTGCCGGAGCTCCTACGGCCCGTATGCGCGGGCGATGATCCGCATCTGCAAGGAGGAGTCGTTCCACCAGCGGCAGGGTTACGAGCTGCTGATGACGATGATGCGCGGCACCGATGAGCAGCAGCGGATGGTGCAGGACGCCACCGATCGGTGGTGGTGGCCCTCGCTGATGATGTTCGGTCCGCCCGACGGCGACTCGCCGAACACCCAGCAGTCGATGGCGTGGGGGATCAAGCGCCACACCAACGACGAACTGCGGCAGAAATTCATCGACATGACCGTGCCACAGGCCGACGCACTCGGCGTGAGCCTGCCGGATGCCGGCCTGGCCTGGAACGACGAGCGTGGGCACTACGACTTCTCCGAGCCGGACTGGACGGAGTTCAAGCGGGTTCTGGCCGGAAGTGGCCCCTGCAACGCCCAACGCCTCGAACGGCGCAGGGCCGCACACGAGGACGGGCAGTGGGTGCGCGACGCCGCGGCGGCCCACGCGGCCAAGCAGGCCGAACGGCAGACGGGAGCAGCGGCATGA
- the paaB gene encoding 1,2-phenylacetyl-CoA epoxidase subunit PaaB → MNKPRPTEATGGEQSPGSETPRSSWPLFEVFVRGKRGLNHVHVGSLHAADEEMALHNARNLYTRRNEGVSIWVVRAEDITASSPDEKDPFFEPSADKVYRHPTFYAIPDNVPHM, encoded by the coding sequence ATGAACAAGCCTCGGCCCACCGAGGCCACCGGCGGCGAGCAGTCGCCCGGTTCGGAGACCCCGCGCTCGTCGTGGCCGCTGTTCGAGGTGTTCGTGCGCGGCAAGCGCGGCCTCAATCACGTGCACGTCGGTTCACTGCACGCGGCCGACGAGGAGATGGCCCTGCACAACGCGCGCAATCTCTACACCCGTCGTAACGAAGGCGTGAGCATCTGGGTGGTGCGTGCCGAGGACATCACCGCCTCCAGCCCGGATGAGAAGGACCCGTTCTTCGAACCGAGCGCGGACAAGGTGTACCGCCATCCGACCTTTTACGCCATCCCCGACAACGTTCCACACATGTGA
- a CDS encoding sporulation protein: MFKRMLQAVGIGGPSVDTIVSDEASGPGGHLTGEVRVGGASGAADIQKIVLSLAAEVETGDEEKRGMEFQQLVVAEDFRLEAEEHRTIPFTIPLPWETPITTVHGQPLRGMRLGVSTQVAVAKAVDTSDMDPIRIEPLASQQPVIDALLAMGSHIKNADIEHGHIRGVHQEFPFYQEIAFSPPPQFADRVGEIELTFVAWPEGLDVVLEADKRGGLFTPGGDAIGRIHRSHEEALTTDWGAEITRWLEAVVEHGGGRTVHGHHGMHGHEEHSGPGMGGMLAAGAGGLAAGAVGGMVLGEMLEGEEGEADEEELAAEMEEE, encoded by the coding sequence GTGTTCAAGAGAATGTTGCAGGCCGTGGGGATCGGTGGCCCCTCCGTGGACACGATCGTCAGCGATGAAGCGTCCGGTCCGGGCGGGCATCTCACGGGCGAGGTGCGCGTGGGCGGCGCGAGCGGTGCGGCGGACATCCAGAAGATCGTGCTGAGTCTGGCCGCGGAGGTCGAGACCGGTGACGAGGAGAAGCGGGGGATGGAGTTCCAGCAGCTCGTGGTGGCCGAGGACTTCCGGCTGGAGGCCGAGGAGCACCGGACCATTCCGTTCACCATCCCACTGCCGTGGGAGACACCGATCACGACAGTGCACGGCCAGCCGCTGCGGGGAATGCGGCTCGGGGTGAGCACGCAGGTCGCGGTGGCCAAGGCCGTGGACACCAGTGACATGGATCCGATCCGAATCGAGCCGCTGGCCTCGCAGCAGCCGGTGATCGATGCGCTGCTGGCCATGGGATCCCACATCAAAAACGCCGACATCGAGCACGGTCACATCCGCGGTGTGCACCAGGAGTTTCCGTTCTACCAGGAGATCGCGTTCTCTCCGCCGCCGCAGTTCGCGGATCGGGTCGGCGAGATCGAGCTGACCTTCGTGGCGTGGCCGGAGGGGCTCGACGTGGTGCTGGAGGCCGACAAGCGCGGTGGCCTGTTCACCCCGGGTGGTGACGCGATCGGCCGGATCCACCGCAGTCACGAGGAGGCGTTGACCACCGACTGGGGCGCCGAGATCACCCGGTGGCTGGAGGCCGTGGTCGAACACGGCGGAGGCCGCACGGTCCACGGACACCACGGGATGCACGGGCATGAGGAACATTCCGGTCCCGGTATGGGCGGCATGCTCGCCGCCGGTGCCGGTGGACTGGCCGCAGGAGCCGTGGGCGGCATGGTCCTCGGCGAGATGCTCGAAGGCGAAGAGGGCGAGGCGGACGAGGAAGAGCTCGCCGCGGAGATGGAAGAAGAGTAA
- the paaC gene encoding 1,2-phenylacetyl-CoA epoxidase subunit PaaC: MSFDNAYEALVAEDVDADTRWAFGTGFDDPLAGVDTTVPGGVNGDDLAAYCLMLGDDALIASHRLTEWCTRAHELEDEVALANIALDLLGQARLLLARAGQADGTDRGEDALAYFRDENEFHNVRLVELPGGDFGQTIAGLLVFSVWRLAEFTRLTRSRDPVLAAIAGKGVKELTYHRDYAARWAVRLGDGTEYSAERMRQGLDAVWPLVAELFTGHDVQHRMAHAGVGVDPAELRDEFDGVLDQVLEAAELRRPEVAAMGSVAGRAGRDGVHTEHLGYLLAEMQSLARAHPEATW, translated from the coding sequence ATGTCGTTCGACAATGCTTATGAGGCACTGGTCGCCGAGGACGTCGATGCGGACACCCGCTGGGCGTTCGGTACCGGATTCGACGATCCGCTGGCCGGGGTGGACACGACGGTGCCCGGTGGTGTGAACGGGGACGACCTCGCCGCCTACTGCCTGATGCTCGGCGACGACGCGCTGATCGCCTCGCACCGGCTGACCGAGTGGTGCACCCGCGCGCACGAACTCGAAGACGAGGTCGCCCTGGCCAACATCGCCCTGGACCTGCTCGGGCAGGCACGGTTGCTGCTGGCGCGTGCGGGGCAAGCCGACGGTACCGACCGCGGTGAGGACGCCCTGGCTTACTTCCGGGACGAGAACGAGTTCCACAACGTGCGGCTGGTCGAGCTGCCCGGCGGGGATTTCGGGCAGACCATCGCCGGGCTGCTCGTGTTCTCCGTATGGCGGTTGGCCGAGTTCACCCGCCTGACCCGCTCGCGGGACCCGGTGCTGGCGGCGATCGCGGGCAAGGGCGTCAAGGAACTGACCTACCACCGCGACTACGCCGCGCGGTGGGCCGTGCGGCTCGGCGACGGCACCGAGTACTCGGCCGAACGTATGCGGCAGGGACTCGACGCCGTGTGGCCCTTGGTCGCCGAGCTGTTCACCGGCCACGACGTGCAGCACCGCATGGCGCACGCGGGCGTCGGTGTCGACCCGGCCGAGTTGCGCGACGAGTTCGACGGTGTTCTCGACCAGGTCCTCGAAGCCGCCGAACTGCGGCGTCCGGAAGTCGCGGCGATGGGCAGCGTCGCCGGACGCGCCGGTCGCGATGGGGTGCACACCGAGCACCTCGGATACCTGCTGGCCGAGATGCAGAGCCTGGCCCGTGCGCACCCGGAGGCAACATGGTGA
- the paaE gene encoding 1,2-phenylacetyl-CoA epoxidase subunit PaaE encodes MTTSTVDTPVKSAGRAGFHTLRVADVQRLCDDAVAVTLDVPEALAGEFDFRPGQSLTLRRTEAHGEERRSYSICATRGDKPRIGVRLVPQGLFSTWLTEGVRPGDELEAMPPAGRFTPDLTRSDRHVLIAAGSGITPVLSIAASLLQDTESQVTVIYGNRRSDTVMFADELADLKDRYPQRLELVHVLSREPRESELVSGRLDADKLRDLLGTLVPFDGDEQWWLCGPYGMVTGAQEVLDELGAAETNVHRELFYVDDLPPDPVRHEEPGFDGPASQVTVTLDGRSTPLSLPRDTPVLDAAQKTRSDLPFACKGGVCGTCRARVTEGEVRMRRNFALEQSELDDGFVLTCQSLPVSDHVTVDYDA; translated from the coding sequence GTGACTACGTCTACAGTGGACACGCCTGTGAAGTCGGCCGGACGAGCGGGTTTCCATACACTGCGTGTCGCCGACGTTCAGCGGCTGTGCGACGACGCCGTTGCCGTCACACTCGACGTGCCCGAGGCTCTGGCAGGCGAGTTCGACTTCCGGCCCGGGCAGTCGCTGACGCTGCGCCGCACCGAGGCCCATGGGGAGGAACGGCGTTCCTACTCGATCTGTGCGACACGCGGGGACAAACCGCGCATCGGTGTGCGGTTGGTACCGCAGGGGCTCTTCTCCACATGGTTGACCGAGGGTGTCCGGCCCGGCGACGAGTTGGAAGCCATGCCTCCGGCGGGGCGCTTCACCCCCGACCTCACGCGCTCCGACCGGCACGTGCTGATCGCAGCGGGCTCCGGCATCACTCCCGTGCTGTCCATCGCGGCGTCCCTGTTGCAGGACACCGAGTCGCAGGTCACGGTGATCTACGGCAACCGGCGCAGCGACACCGTGATGTTCGCCGACGAGCTGGCCGACCTGAAGGACCGCTACCCGCAGCGGCTGGAGCTGGTGCACGTGCTCTCCCGCGAGCCCCGCGAGTCCGAGCTGGTATCGGGACGCCTCGACGCCGACAAGCTCCGTGATCTGCTGGGCACGCTCGTCCCGTTCGACGGCGACGAACAGTGGTGGCTGTGCGGGCCGTACGGGATGGTCACCGGCGCGCAGGAGGTCCTCGACGAGCTCGGGGCCGCCGAGACGAACGTCCACCGTGAACTGTTCTACGTGGATGACTTGCCGCCCGATCCGGTGCGGCACGAGGAGCCCGGCTTCGACGGTCCCGCCAGCCAGGTCACCGTGACCCTCGACGGCCGCTCGACGCCGCTGTCGCTACCGCGCGACACTCCGGTCCTCGATGCCGCGCAGAAGACTCGTTCGGATCTGCCGTTTGCCTGCAAGGGCGGGGTGTGCGGCACCTGCCGTGCCAGGGTGACCGAGGGCGAGGTGCGTATGCGGCGCAACTTCGCGCTGGAGCAGTCCGAGCTCGACGACGGATTCGTACTCACCTGTCAGTCGTTGCCGGTTTCCGATCACGTCACCGTCGACTACGACGCCTGA
- a CDS encoding hemolysin family protein, translating into MDSVAWNLALVLLFVLIGGYFASSEIALVSLREGQVRKLAERGRRGARVAHLREDSNRFLSAVQIGVTFAGFFASSYGGATLAVRLEPLLAGWGVPAGVAATLALVLVTLFVSYLSLVLGELAPKRLALQKPESVALFAAGVLDRIAIVFRPLIWLLSKSTNAVVRLLGLSPTTGQGSVSEEELRDLVRTNEQLTVEERQLVTDAFEAGDRVLSEVMIPRTEVHFLNSTMSLSDAATEVADKPHSRYPVARDSADDVVGFVHVRDLFAATHGDRGDSRAVGDLARPVTALPGSKPMLAALGRMRRGGGHLALVIDEYGGTDGIVTVEDLVEEVVGEIRDEYDPSATPPKTFGDGVVEADGLLHLSDVEEQTGITLPEGPYDTLAGFVLSRFGRTPAERDSVEALGHRFTVLEMDGRRIARLRIERLDNTAENREE; encoded by the coding sequence GTGGACAGCGTCGCGTGGAACCTTGCCCTGGTACTGCTTTTCGTGCTGATCGGTGGTTACTTCGCTTCCTCGGAGATCGCGCTGGTCTCGCTGCGCGAGGGGCAGGTGCGCAAGCTCGCCGAGCGGGGCCGCCGAGGCGCCCGGGTGGCCCACCTGCGCGAGGACTCCAACCGGTTCCTGTCCGCCGTGCAGATCGGTGTCACTTTCGCCGGTTTCTTCGCCTCCAGCTACGGCGGTGCCACTCTGGCCGTGCGCCTCGAACCGTTGCTGGCGGGCTGGGGGGTTCCTGCCGGAGTGGCCGCCACGCTGGCCCTGGTGCTGGTCACACTGTTCGTCTCGTACCTGTCACTGGTGCTGGGTGAACTGGCGCCGAAACGGTTGGCACTGCAGAAGCCGGAGAGCGTGGCGCTGTTCGCCGCCGGAGTGCTCGACAGGATCGCCATCGTGTTCCGACCGCTCATCTGGCTGCTGTCGAAGTCCACGAACGCGGTGGTCCGCCTGCTGGGCCTCAGCCCGACAACCGGTCAGGGCTCGGTCAGCGAGGAGGAGCTCCGCGATCTCGTCCGCACGAACGAGCAGCTCACCGTCGAGGAACGCCAGTTGGTCACCGATGCTTTCGAGGCAGGCGATCGGGTACTCAGCGAGGTCATGATTCCCCGCACCGAGGTGCACTTCCTGAACTCCACGATGTCCTTGTCCGATGCGGCCACCGAGGTCGCGGACAAACCGCACTCGCGATACCCTGTGGCCCGGGATTCCGCCGATGACGTGGTCGGCTTCGTGCACGTGCGGGACCTGTTCGCCGCCACCCACGGCGACCGTGGGGACTCGCGCGCGGTCGGCGACCTCGCCCGGCCCGTCACCGCGCTGCCGGGCAGCAAGCCCATGCTCGCCGCGCTGGGCCGGATGCGCCGAGGCGGAGGCCACTTGGCCCTGGTCATCGACGAATACGGCGGTACCGACGGCATCGTCACCGTCGAGGATCTCGTGGAGGAAGTCGTCGGGGAGATCCGTGACGAGTACGATCCCAGCGCCACACCCCCGAAAACCTTCGGTGACGGTGTCGTCGAAGCCGACGGGCTCCTGCACCTCAGCGACGTCGAGGAGCAGACCGGTATCACGTTGCCCGAAGGTCCCTACGACACTCTCGCGGGCTTCGTGCTCAGCCGGTTCGGACGCACCCCCGCTGAAAGGGACTCGGTCGAAGCTCTCGGGCATCGCTTCACGGTGCTGGAGATGGACGGGCGCCGTATCGCCCGGCTGCGCATCGAACGACTCGACAACACAGCGGAAAATCGGGAGGAGTAG
- the paaD gene encoding 1,2-phenylacetyl-CoA epoxidase subunit PaaD, protein MVTAVHTEPSHADPAAGARAVAETVTDPELPMLTLADLGVLRAVEASGSGGVIVTITPTYSGCPALAEMRSDLHRRLVGAGYTEVEVRIVLDPPWTTDWISEAGRRKLAEHGIAPPGTAPVSGRGPVPLTLGPPRRHARCPRCDSSDTEELSEFSATACKALRRCRTCFEPFEHMKEI, encoded by the coding sequence ATGGTGACCGCCGTGCATACCGAACCGAGCCATGCCGACCCGGCAGCCGGTGCCAGAGCCGTCGCCGAGACGGTGACCGATCCGGAACTGCCGATGCTCACCCTGGCCGATCTCGGCGTCCTGCGTGCGGTCGAGGCGAGCGGATCGGGTGGGGTGATCGTGACCATCACGCCCACCTACTCGGGCTGTCCCGCACTGGCCGAGATGCGCTCCGACCTGCATCGCCGTCTCGTCGGCGCCGGATACACCGAGGTCGAGGTGCGCATCGTGCTGGATCCGCCGTGGACCACCGACTGGATCAGCGAAGCCGGTCGGCGCAAACTCGCCGAGCACGGCATCGCACCACCCGGCACGGCACCGGTTTCCGGCCGCGGACCGGTTCCGCTGACGTTGGGGCCGCCGCGCAGGCACGCGCGTTGCCCGCGTTGTGACTCGTCCGACACCGAGGAGCTCTCCGAGTTCAGCGCGACCGCGTGCAAGGCGCTGCGCCGTTGTCGCACGTGCTTCGAGCCCTTCGAGCACATGAAGGAGATCTGA